The DNA window tttctactcaaagCGTCTGCATcgacatttgcctttccagggtGATAGTTTATCGTGCAATCGTAGTCCTTTATCAATTCCAACCAATGTCTATGTCTCATATTCAGCTCTTTCtgggtgaaaatatacttcagacttttatggtccgtgtagatctcacacttttccccatataaataatgtctccaaatcttaagcgcaaacactatggctgctaattccagatcatgcatTGAATACCTAGTCTCGTATTCCTTTAGTTGTCGAGAAGCGTAGGCAATTACTTTCCTATTTTGCATTAAAACGCAACCTAGGCCTTTATGTGACGCGTCACtgtaaattacaaagtttccttTCTCATCGGGTAAGGTTAAAACTGGTTCAGATATTAATCTCTTCTtgagttcttgaaaactctcttcacatttcggggtccattcaaacttctcgcTCTTTCTTGTGAGTTTGGTCAATGGAGTGGATATTTTGGAAAAATCTTTGACGAACCTTCGATAGTAGCcagctaatccaagaaaactcctAACTTCAGTTGGTGTCTTTAGTAGTTCCCAATTTGCAACTGCTTCCACCTTTTCAGGGTCAATAGAAATTCCTTCACGACTTACTATATGACCTAAGAATTGCACTTTCtccaaccaaaactcgcattttgaaaatttagcatacaacttttcTTTCCTTAGGATATCCAAGGTCAATCTAAGGTGTTCCGCAAGCTCATAAGGTGTCTTGGAGTatatcaagatgtcatcaataaatacaattacaaacttgtccaggtacttcttgaacactctattcattagatccatgaagGCAGCTGgagcattcgtcaatccaaatggcatgactaaaaattcgtaatgtccgtATCGAGTCCTAAAAGcggtctttggaatatcttcaggcttgatttttagttgatgataacctgaccttaagtcaatctttgaaaagtgagcagctccttttagttgatcgaaCAAGTCATCAATCCTCGGTAGTGGATATTTGTTCTTTATTGTCATCTTATTTAattcacgataatcgatacataacCGCATGgatccatctttcttctttacaaacagaagTGGTGCTCCCCAAGGAGCCACACTAGGACGAATCACTCCCTTTTCTAGCAGCTCTTGTAGTTGGGtcgctaattccttcatttcaatgGGTGCCATCCTATAAGGTGCTTTAGAAATAGGTTGTGTTCTTGGAGCAAGGTCGATCGTGAATTCTATCTCCCTATCAGGGGGCAATCCCGGTAATTCTTCCGGAAAGACATCTTCAAATTCATTGACCACAGGAATTTCTTTGATCTTAGGGGTGTGGTTTCTATGTCTATCACGTgagctaaataagcttgacatccttgccGAAGGAATCTCTTTGCTTCCATCATGGTTAAGAACTTATTCCTTTGTTTTCGTCCATGCATCATTACTCGTTTACCCTCTGGCTTTTTCACACTTACTCGCTTTCGTCGACAATTAATTTGTGCGTCATATTTaactaaccaatccattcctaaaatcacgtcaaattctcctaacttaaaaggaatgaGGTCAGCAGTAAAATGTTGTCCACATATTTCTATGTCACAATTTTGACATACTTGATCAACATTGACAACTTCCTGGTTTGCTACTTCTATGGCCATAACTTCTTCTAACGTAGCTGACTCGATGCCCAACTTACTCATACAGTTCAAAGATATAAAAGATCTTGTAGCACCGGAATCAATTAAAATACATGCATCTTCAGAATTAACTAGAAGCGTACCTGCTATAACATCATTATCAGCATCGGCATCTTTAACCGTCATGTTGAAAGTGTGTGCAGTAGGCTTGTTGCTTGGAGGTGCCATAAGTCTAAGTGTCGAGCTTTCCTTAGGTGCTTGCTTTCGACAATCTTTAGCCATGTGACCCTTCTTCCCACAAGAGTAACAAATAGTAGCTTTTTCCTTGCAGTGAGACGCATAGTGTCCTTTTTGTCCGCAGTTGAAACAAGTGACATTTGCCTGATAACACTCCCCAAGATGCTTTCTTCCACATGTTTTGCACTCAGGTACAGGAGGTTTGCCCTGAAGCAAGTTAGAGTTTTGAGGGGTCCAGAATTTTGTATTATCCTTCCGAGCACCAACATTTTCAATCCTTCTATTTCCAATGTTCGTGTCCTCACGTTTCACAAAAGGTCGTTTCCCTGGCTGATTTTCAACCTTTTTCTCAAAACTTCTTCCACTATGGTTTTGGAACTTTCTCTTCTTCACATTTGCGTCCTTAGCATACAGTTCGCTTCCACTTTCCACAATTGCAACTTTTTGAACTAGTGTAGTGTAGTTGGTGGTTCTGAATGTAgggttttagtccttgctgaaatcgcTTGGCTTTCTTCTCATCAGTGTCAACATGGTATGGGAAGAACCTAGAGAGCTCAgtgaacttagcttcatattcagctactgacatgtttccttgcttaAGTTCTAAAAACTTAAGTTCCATCTGATTCTCCATGTATTTTGGAAAGTACTTTTCGAGGAACAGTTTCGTAAATCTAGTCCATGGTATAGGAAAAGTGGTTTCAAGTGTTTTCTTggcttcccaccaatagttagcttctccttttaGCATATAGGCAGCAAAGATAGTTTTCTTCTCTTCTTTAACATCAACTATTTCAAATGTCTTTTCGATCTCACGAAGCCAAACTCGAGCCTCAACAGGGTCAGTGGTACCTTTGAACTCAGGAGGGTTCAAAGATTTAAAGGATTTGAAGGTAACAGTAGATGGGGTTTGCTGATCTTGTGGTCCCCCTCCTCTAGTTGGAGGATTTTGAGTTTGTTGTCGCAGAAATGCCACCAATAATTGCATAGGATCATCTTGATTCGGAGGTGGGGTCGGGTCCCTATGTTGCCTTCGGTCTTGGTTTTGTTGCAGGTGAGGTTGGGTATCATGGCTTTCTTCTTCTGGTGGAGGTGGAGGATTCTTCTTAGGTCATCCTCTTGGCATCTTCTTgctatttaaaataaaacaataGGTTGATTAAAATATTCCAAAACAGTATAACGTCCCAACAAGTAAAAAAAACAGGGTATAAAAAATTTCATGTATATCATGACAAAAAGGTAAACCTCAAATTCGAGTTGAATATAATCATGAAATCCTTTTTCCTAAAATAAGTCTCTTGAACTTGAGTAACATAATAATTAAACTATTTCCCAAAATATACATCATGTCTCATTATTTGAACCTCGagttttaatcatttttttttCTAACTTTTTGAAAAGTTTCGGTATTTATCGCAACCATGTAAAATCTATATCTACCAAGGCAACATAATAAAATGCTAACAAATATAAAATACCATAACATccataatataaaagagtcatcaACCATCTGATGATGATATCATACTCTGCCGACAGAGAGTATATCATAATACATAACAAAAGTGATACCCCAACAGGCTGGGTCAAAATATCAGTACACCATAATGATCAAGTACATCATCATAACATCCTACTACATACTAGAGATCAAGTCAACTACTATGTCAATCTCGAGACTGCATCAAAACAAAAAGTCTACAGCCTCATCAGCATCAAATCTATCACTACAACTATCAGCAGTACAGTCAGCAGCTAGCATCATAAGTACGAGTCACCAAAAGATAGGGATACACACTATATAGACGTGTTATCCCTCAAAAAGTCAAAAGACTGCACAATATCCATAGTCATGATCGGTCAATGACTGAACAACGAGGTGATCCTCCCACGAAACTCTGTGATCGCTCTCTCCACAAGTGTGGCCATCGTGGCGCTATCAACCTGGCCAGAACTCGTAGATGGTATCCCAGTAATAGAACTCCTCAAACCAGTTAGAATAGTCTCAGCAATCTGGTGAACAATCTCCATCTGAACATCCCTAGTCAAAGCACTACCACCAAGGTGAACACGAGTAGGGTCTGTAGCAGTAAGTAGCCTGATAAGAGACTCTTTAGTGTCAAAAAGGTCCTCATACCTATGCCATAACCACTGATGCTGCTGGAACAATGAATAGTAAAGGTGAAATGGTACCATGCCAGACTCGACCACATCAGGAGCAAGGGGTAACGGTGGCATAACAGCCGTAGCGCCTACAGGGCTAGTATCAGGAGTATGAACGGATACTGGAGGTGCAGAAGGCGCAGTGTCACAAACAGGTGCCTCAGAAGTAACAGCAACTATGGGACCAAGAACAGTCGGCTCTACAGGAGCCTGCACATAAACAGGAGCTAGTGCAGAGAATAAAGCAGATAAAGAGACAAGTGGTCCTGGAGGTGCAGAGCTAATCAATCTCTCAGTACGGACTGGTGAAAGCTGGCTCTCATCAACACGCTCAGTCCTAATAGGGCTCGGTATCTCAAAACGATACCTATCAGCAGTGATCATATGGGTCTGGGGCTCGACCGAGGCAGGGTGGAAGTGACTAACCAGTTCAGCAACCATGACATCCACTTCTCTAGACTCAGGTGGTACATAAGCAGATGATAACGTCTGAGTGAGTGCAGATAAAGGTACAACAGGGGTGATCTCCGCCAGTGAAGCATACACAGAATCCTGTATCTCAGGAGCAGAAACAGCTGTAGGTGTCACTACAAGTACAGGGTCAACCTCATAATCCAAATCAACGATCTCAGGGGGTATAACTGGTGGTGGAGATATAACCGCAATGGATGAGTCGTCGCTATCACAGTCGATAACCATAATCTCCTCTGAAGGATCACTGTCAGACTCGGAACCAGAGCTGAATGCGTCTCGAGGGTATGGCGTCGGGGGGTCTATCACGAACAGATCGGGTACCTGACATCTAAATACATATACACAAATGCACCAAATCGTTGTTAAATATTAGTCTCTAAAATCCACTCAATTCTCTAATATACTTCACAATAAGTCTTATATCTTAATAGTTAGGTTTAGCTAAATTCTTATATGTTTAAAGTTATACGTACTTAGTATAATCTTATTTCGCTCTCAAATTACATTCCTAGGGGTTCGCGTCCTAAGAATATAACTATAGCTCTGATGCCACCTCTGTAGCGCCCCCAAACCCGCTCTTTCACGGATTTGGGTCGCCACATCATGCAGTGTATCAAATACCTGTTTACTATTACAATAGCATAAAAAGTACTTTTATTACATTTATCTTATCACGTCCACAGACCCAAGGATCACTTACTAATACCATACATACTCCGCGAACCAAAGTATCAACCACTAGAACTTTATTACATAACTAAAATTTATTCCACTGTTAGGCGACTTCCATAGCATATGGCTGGAACGCAGACAATCTAACGATCCATGCTTGAACTTGGCATCTTTTCCTTGCCCTTCGCACGCGGATTTGGATGTTTATCATTTTCTGATTTGACTGCTAAAAGAAATGTAATGATAGAAAGAGTGAGCATCAATATGCTCAACAAATTCACTATTTAACCAACACCCAAAAATAGGAAATAACAGAATacatttgaattttttttaagaatAAACGATAACTGACGACTTAAATAATAAAACTCAAATATGAGAATGTTAACAACTCAAACACATCTTTAAACAACATGACACAAGAGCATACTGGTCGTCCACCTTTCGATACCCCATGGCTCGATCAACTACCATGACACAAGTATCGACTCCTGCAGAACTCGCGTGTAGCGTGATCAGTCCCTTCAGGCAAGTCCCACCTTACATTTCAAATTTTGCTAGCAATTAATCATTAATGGGTTATCACACAACCCTGTCTACCACAGAGAAAATATCACTTTGAACATAACACATTGTCACTAACCATGGTTAACCATCACGGACCAGATTGGATATGGTCAACGTTTCCGGACCATATAATCATGGTCAACGTTTCTGGACCATGTTGACCAGTTTTGAATATGAATCCCCGAGTAATTCCTTGATAGCGAAGCTAGACACTAGAAAATTGATTTGCTAAGTCTAGCACACAGCTAGCACTTTCCAAATAAATTACATTAACCCAAAAAATGGATTAATTCAGAGAACAAGGAAATAATTTTAGACGACACGGACAAGGCATCGTCTGGAAAGCAAAGGAGGTGACCATCTCGAACAAAGAGATGGGTCAAGTTCAAAGAAAAATTATTTAGTTATCTCAAATCAGAAGAATAACCAAACGACTAAATAACGTTCAGGACTATTGTGAGTAGGACCAATCACTACGAGTAATAAACTTAACATATTTCCTAATAATTTCTGATTCGAACAATGAATCAGTCCTTGACTTCAATAAAAGTGGATACATCTGGACAATAGATGTAACCGACAAGAAACGAATGTGGTTGACCTGAATTAAGGAATCAGACCTTAACTAAAAGAAATTAAAAGGAGTCGTCTCGATCAATGAGCACGACTAAGGTTTATTAAAAGATAGGGTAATCGATCGAAGAAATTTAAATACAAATAGCTAATCCAAAAAATATGATAATATTTAAAAGTTCAGAAAATAAATCattcttaaataaataaataaatttgaaataacAATACTCgagaaaaatataattaaaaacatTTACGAAAACAAATATTTTTAAGGTGAGTGGAGAGATAGTAAACTTGCCTTGCTCGCCCGTATGCTAagaataattataataatttaaaacAATACGCGAGCTCAATATTGCTCCAATATTCCACGAGGAAAAATAGAATTTCCATCAATTCATAAAAtaaggaaaaaaaattaaataatattcgaCAAAGGAGCTCAAACACTCACTCTAAATATtctttcttaaaatattttaatgccaataattttttttaattcattattttaataatgaattaatcgagtcattttatttattaaattatactAAGCTAACGATAATATCCCTAAAACTTGACTTTATTTATAATCCACATTTACACTCTTCTAtttttatttcataattattttactattaaataacTTGGTAACAATGCATCCACTCTAAGTATCTTGTATTATTTTTAATCACCACTTATACTATATTCCATAAATTAATACTCAAATTCTTGTTTAACCAAAAATAATAATACGTTACTTTTATCTAATTTCTTTTTCCCATTAATCAAACTATTTCccctttttttttgttttaatgtcacttttatttatcccattcttttatttcatttattaCCCATTAATTATTATCCAATTAACAATACTTATTATTTATCAACTCATTTTAATTCTATTTTACCAATTTACAGATTTACCCCCATTTTCCCCAAACTCATCCTCAACCTTTCCTCCCCCCACCTCATCACCTTCCATGGCTGCCGCCGGCCGGAGCCGCCGCCACCGGCCGTTTTCCGGCTAACCCGAAACATAATTTTTTTCGAATAATTCTGCTGCCCATGGCCCGATCTACAAGCTCCCATCAATCGTTTTTCCAGAAATTATTACCCACCCATTTTCCGGCTAAAATCTCTCTCCCTCTTCCTCCCTTTCTTTCCCTCACTCtcgttctctctctctcttgttctctctctccctctctctctttctctctgctctctctcttCTTCCCTCTCTCACTCTCTGCAACTACCGAACACCACCACCACGCCGGTGGTGGCTCCGCCGTCGTCCCCCTTCCCCTGTACCAACATCACACATACACAACTTCCTCCTTTCAACCACTCTCAATCAATCTCTCCCCTCTCTTTCCCTCAATCTCTCCCTCTATTAGCCTCTCCATGTCTCACTCTCGGTTGCTCTCTGCACAAACATGCAACACAACAACAACACAATCAACACTTCCTCTCCGTTTTTCTCCGTCTTCGACCGACCACCCTCCACCACCACTGCACAAATACACAAAACCAACACAACCACACAGATCTTCCCTTCTTCTCCTGCAACGTCCGTTTTCCGCCACCATGTCGGAAACCATGCCGGCGACTCCACAGCCGCGGTGACTCCGCCC is part of the Apium graveolens cultivar Ventura unplaced genomic scaffold, ASM990537v1 ctg5011, whole genome shotgun sequence genome and encodes:
- the LOC141702407 gene encoding uncharacterized protein LOC141702407 encodes the protein MQLLVAFLRQQTQNPPTRGGGPQDQQTPSTVTFKSFKSLNPPEFKGTTDPVEARVWLREIEKTFEIVDVKEEKKTIFAAYMLKGEANYWWEAKKTLETTFPIPWTRFTKLFLEKYFPKYMENQMELKFLELKQGNMSVAEYEAKFTELSSGSELYAKDANVKKRKFQNHSGRSFEKKVENQPGKRPFVKREDTNIGNRRIENVGARKDNTKFWTPQNSNLLQGKPPVPECKTCGRKHLGECYQANVTCFNCGQKGHYASHCKEKATICYSCGKKGHMAKDCRKQAPKESSTLRLMAPPSNKPTAHTFNMTVKDADADNDVIAGTLLVNSEDACILIDSGATRSFISLNCMSKLGIESATLEEVMAIEVANQEVVNVDQTPYELAEHLRLTLDILRKEKLYAKFSKCEFWLEKVQFLGHIVSREGISIDPEKVEAVANWELLKTPTEVRSFLGLAGYYRREIAEWVSRCLTCQQVKAEHQRPSGLLQPLEIPEWKWEHITMDFVVGLPRTRANHDAIWVIVDRLTKSAHFLPINERYTIEKLVTLYLKEIVTRHGVLVSIVSDRDARFTSKFWKSFQECLGGRTTVRELFGGGEENGRSHRGCGVAGGGFRHGGGKRTLQEKKGRSVWCVWLCVFVQRWWRVVGRRRRKWRGSFDCVVAVLHVCAESNRERDMERLIEGEIEGKRKERLNESG